One region of Zingiber officinale cultivar Zhangliang chromosome 7B, Zo_v1.1, whole genome shotgun sequence genomic DNA includes:
- the LOC122004681 gene encoding keratin-associated protein 10-4-like, with protein MEKRVIRRLRPQAKGYEDNTVKQAEALRLISLLCRTIPARQSTRGSIRTCCCSGLSLCRSVCFSGLSLYRFVCCSGLSLCRSVCCSGLSLCRSVCCSGLPLYRPAAALTCSATLVFCTAALVYCSALPLCRPALPLWSSALQRWSAALPCRSADLPCCSADLPCRSADLLFLFGLSLCRPALPLCRPALSLCKLSLLLWSATLQTCSTALQTCHVAQLCYVMETSPCW; from the exons atggagaagag AGTTATAAGGAGGTTGCGACCACAGGCAAAAGGTTACGAAGATAACACAGTGAAGCAAGCAGAGGCTCTCCGCCTTATTTCCCTCCTCTGTCGCACAATTCCTGCTCGCCAGAGTACCCGTGGCAGCATTCGG ACCTGCTGCTGCTCTGGTCTGTCGCTCTGCAGATCTGTTTGCTTCTCTGGTCTGTCGCTCTACAGATTTGTTTGCTGCTCTGGTCTGTCGCTCTGCAGATCTGTTTGCTGCTCTGGTCTGTCGCTCTGCAGATCTGTTtgctgctctggtctgccgctctacaGACCTGCTGCTGCTCTG acctgctctgccACCCTGGTCTTCTGCACTGCAGCGCTGGTCTACTGCTCTGccctgccgctctgcagacctgctctaccATTATGGTCTTCCGCACTGCAGCGCTGGTCTGCTGCTCTAccctgccgctctgcagacctgccctgctgctctgcagacctgccctgccGCTCTGCGGACTTGCTCTTCCTCTTTGGTCTGtcactctgcagacctgctcttccgctctgcagacctgctctttCGCTCTGCAAACTTAGTCTTCTACTCTGGTCTGccactctgcagacctgctctaccgctctgcagacctgccatGTCGCTCAGCTCTGCTACGTTAtggaaaccagcccctgctggtag